CTGTTGTTCATCGTCATGCAGGTTTCCCAGGCGCGCGCCGGTACCCGGGCAGGGACCCCCTGCTCGGGGGTGTCGTAGTCGCCGCAGCCGGGCAGTCGGTCGTTGATTACGATTTCCGGCTGCAGTTCGCGAATCATCTTTTCCAGCTCACGCGCCTGCCATTCTTCGGGCGTGCGCTCCCAGCCGCCGTCGAACCACAGCAGATCGATTCTTCCGTAGTTGGTGAGAAGTTCCCGAATCTGCCCGAACATCGAGCTGCGAAAGCGATTCCACTGCGCCTCCGTCCCGCGGCGCCATTGTCCCCATCGATAGGGCTTGTCGCTTTCCGCGAAGGCCGGGTAGTCGGGGTCGTGCCAATCGATCAACGAGAAATAGAGCCCGACGCGAATTCCCTCGGCGCGGAAGGCCTCGACATATTCCCGCACGATGTCGCGCCGAAACGGGCTATGTTCGATCGTGTAGCTGGTGTGGCCCGAGTGGAACATCGCGAATCCGTCGTGATGCTTGCTGGTGAGCACGGCGTATTGCATACCAGCGCGCTTGGCCAAGCGCGCCCATTTTTGCGGATTGAATTTTACCGGGTTAAACGTGCCAGCGGTCGAATGATACTCATCCACCGAAACCGCTTGCCCCTGGGGCAGCACGCCGACGCCCGCGACTAGCGGCCACGAAAGCTCCCATCCGCGCTGACTGCTCGCGCCCCAGTGAATAAACATGCCGAAACGCGCCGCGGTGAACCATTCCTGCATGACCGCGAATTGTGGCGTGCAAAAGTTGT
This genomic window from Candidatus Binataceae bacterium contains:
- a CDS encoding alpha-L-fucosidase, whose translation is MQEWFTAARFGMFIHWGASSQRGWELSWPLVAGVGVLPQGQAVSVDEYHSTAGTFNPVKFNPQKWARLAKRAGMQYAVLTSKHHDGFAMFHSGHTSYTIEHSPFRRDIVREYVEAFRAEGIRVGLYFSLIDWHDPDYPAFAESDKPYRWGQWRRGTEAQWNRFRSSMFGQIRELLTNYGRIDLLWFDGGWERTPEEWQARELEKMIRELQPEIVINDRLPGCGDYDTPEQGVPARVPARAWETCMTMNNSWGYNPSDRQYKSVRRLINTLSEVATKGGKLLLNVGPRGDGSLAEEQAERLDAIADWMARSGESIVGSQPGLEPWQFYGPSTRRENRVYLHLLARPYDTISVRGVHLRKIRAASVLASGEQLRIHRRGVVTEMMFNQDPVGELIIDVPENAIAPLQTVIALDFEP